Proteins found in one Indicator indicator isolate 239-I01 unplaced genomic scaffold, UM_Iind_1.1 iindUn_scaffold_255, whole genome shotgun sequence genomic segment:
- the RPL23 gene encoding 60S ribosomal protein L23, with protein MSKRGRGGSSGAKFRISLGLPVGAVINCADNTGAKNLYIISVKGIKGRLNRLPAAGVGDMVMATVKKGKPELRKKVHPAVVIRQRKSYRRKDGVFLYFEDNAGVIVNNKGEMKGSAITGPVAKECADLWPRIASNAGSIA; from the exons ATGTCCAAGAGAG GACGCGGAGGTTCCTCCGGTGCGAAGTTCCGCATCTCCCTCGGTCTCCCGGTGGGAGCTGTGATTAACTGCGCGGACAACACAG GTGCCAAGAACCTCTACATCATCTCCGTGAAGGGCATCAAGGGGCGGCTcaacaggctgccagctgccgGCGTGGGCGACATGGTGATGGCCACGGTCAAGAAGGGCAAACCAGAGCTGCGCAAGAAGG TGCATCCAGCAGTGGTCATCAGGCAGCGGAAGTCGTACCGGAGGAAGGATGGAGTCTTCCTCTACTTTGAAGACAATGCAGGAGTGATAGTCAACAATAAAGGAGAAATGAAAG GCTCTGCCATCACAGGCCCTGTGGCCAAGGAGTGTGCAGATCTGTGGCCCAGGATAGCCTCCAACGCAGGCAGCATCGCCTGA